One region of Quercus lobata isolate SW786 chromosome 2, ValleyOak3.0 Primary Assembly, whole genome shotgun sequence genomic DNA includes:
- the LOC115963854 gene encoding uncharacterized protein LOC115963854, with product MVMVDQGSCIEVMYPDLYKGLNLKSEDLTAYDSPLAGFNGKLVDPKGQIRLPVQTGSEVVEVDFIVVDAYSLYTAIVARRWLHTLGVVSSTLHQKVKYLSKDRVEELVGNQVMARQYLVSAILHQPAAESSAIVKEG from the coding sequence atGGTAATGGTGGATCAAGGCAGTTGTATAGAAGTCATGTATCCTGACCTATACAAAGGATTGAACTTGAAATCTGAAGATCTGACAGCTTATGATTCACCTCTGGCGGGTTTTAATGGAAAACTTGTTGACCCAAAGGGTCAAATTAGGTTACCAGTGCAAACCGGTTCAGAAGTGGTGGAAGTGGATTTCATAGTGGTGGATGCATACTCCCTCTACACAGCCATTGTTGCCAGACGTTGGCTTCACACTTTGGGTGTCGTTTCTTCAACTTTACATCAGAAGGTTAAGTATCTGTCCAAAGACCGAGTTGAGGAACTAGTAGGGAACCAAGTTATGGCTAGGCAGTACCTCGTGTCTGCAATTTTGCATCAGCCAGCAGCTGAGTCTTCGGCCATAGTCAAAGAAGGTTAA